Proteins encoded in a region of the Brevefilum fermentans genome:
- a CDS encoding alpha/beta fold hydrolase, whose protein sequence is MRQTWNQGDIYANDINIFYYRTGGNKPQVVLNHGAMDDGLCWTRVAKALENDYDVLMLDARGHGHSDNGQGDYSSRSRAEDLAAVIRALGLDRPVIGGHSMGAEAALTMAGLYPELTRGVFLEDPPIFLPGQPIFGGDLAGKGRDPFKYMMVFMRFIRMMPLSVGVSIGRRIFSNYHEDEILPWVNSKRSLSKDLLASLFTILDLNGGIPIEPLSRIDSPILLIMGDREAGAIVSQEVAEAVKTAARDVRLCHLSGASHDVRRTRFEGYIQALRKFLSEIYT, encoded by the coding sequence ATGAGGCAAACATGGAATCAAGGCGATATTTACGCCAACGACATTAATATTTTTTATTATCGCACGGGCGGAAATAAACCCCAGGTGGTGCTCAACCATGGCGCCATGGATGACGGCCTGTGTTGGACCCGGGTTGCAAAAGCATTGGAAAACGATTATGACGTACTGATGCTCGATGCCCGCGGTCACGGGCATTCAGATAACGGACAGGGAGATTATTCATCTCGCAGCCGGGCGGAGGATTTAGCCGCTGTGATCAGGGCTTTAGGGCTGGATCGGCCTGTTATAGGCGGGCATTCGATGGGAGCGGAAGCCGCATTAACCATGGCAGGGCTGTATCCTGAACTGACAAGGGGGGTCTTTCTTGAAGACCCGCCCATCTTTTTACCCGGTCAACCCATTTTCGGCGGTGACCTGGCTGGAAAGGGAAGGGACCCCTTCAAATATATGATGGTCTTCATGCGATTCATCCGAATGATGCCCCTTTCTGTCGGCGTTTCGATCGGGCGCCGGATATTTTCGAATTACCATGAAGACGAAATTCTGCCCTGGGTCAATTCAAAAAGAAGCCTCAGTAAAGATTTGCTCGCCAGCCTTTTTACCATCTTAGACTTAAACGGCGGCATCCCTATTGAACCTCTATCCAGAATTGACTCACCCATACTGCTGATCATGGGTGACCGGGAGGCTGGCGCAATCGTCTCTCAGGAGGTAGCCGAGGCGGTAAAAACTGCCGCCAGGGACGTTCGCCTTTGTCACCTCTCTGGCGCCAGCCATGACGTTCGCCGCACCCGGTTTGAAGGTTATATCCAAGCCCTGCGCAAGTTTTTATCCGAAATCTACACCTGA
- a CDS encoding glycoside hydrolase family 3 C-terminal domain-containing protein — translation MPNIQQLIAEMTLEEKASLCSGLNLWYTKPVERLGIPSIMVTDGPHGLRKQVEVNDMGGLSESYPATCFPTASALAATWDRELVQQVGIALGEECRQERVLVLLGPGANIKRSPLCGRNFEYFSEDPFLSGEIAKSHILGVQSQGVGTSLKHFATNNQEYRRMTVDAVIDTRALHEIYLAGFEIAVRETQPWTIMGAYNRLNGTYCCENPLLLNEILRKRWGFHGLVMTDWGAMNARVAALESGLELEMPGPADANDARIVEAVRSGELDIAVLDQAVERILEMVFKAQPVFAEDDRFDQDAHHALARRVAAEGSVLLKNAGEILPLEKTARIALLGSFAKQPRYQGAGSSLINPLRLDNLHDEMVKIAGSENIAYAPGYPGQGLIFDANLLNEAVQLAQTADIVVVHIGLPDSFEVEGMDRGHLKLPESHNRLVEAVCAIHDKVVVVLSNGSPVEMPWVDQVEAILEGYLGGQAGGGGLADVLYGLVNPSGKLAETFPLRLEDHPSHAYFPGGPKTVEYRESLFVGYRFFETVDKPVLFPFGHGLSYTTFAYEDLRLSHSTLTDQETLTVRLTVRNTGARAGKEVVQVYINPESPTAFRPKMELKGFEKVALQPGEAREVNITLGRRAFAHFSTALNDWQVEPGNYRILVGSSSREIHLEGTVQLTATQTPAPIPERDRVPAYVNFPSDARIARADFEALLGRPTPNNTISEREPATINTPLADLQHSFVARQLKKVVQKEIEAMSEDNPDSPNTLMITAMMLDAPLRTILMFGGDKLNQTMMDGLILMINRRFIKGLIKLVQGQKQLKS, via the coding sequence ATGCCCAACATCCAACAACTGATTGCTGAGATGACCTTAGAGGAAAAAGCCTCCCTGTGCTCGGGGTTGAACCTGTGGTACACAAAGCCTGTTGAACGCCTGGGGATTCCCTCGATCATGGTCACTGACGGACCTCACGGCTTGCGCAAACAGGTTGAAGTCAACGATATGGGCGGCCTGTCAGAGAGCTACCCGGCGACCTGCTTTCCAACCGCGTCAGCGCTGGCAGCGACCTGGGATCGCGAACTGGTGCAACAGGTGGGCATTGCCTTAGGCGAAGAATGCCGGCAGGAACGCGTACTTGTGCTCCTCGGTCCAGGAGCCAACATCAAGCGTTCTCCCCTGTGCGGGCGCAACTTTGAATATTTCTCTGAAGACCCCTTTCTTTCAGGTGAAATCGCGAAGAGCCATATTCTCGGTGTTCAAAGCCAGGGGGTCGGGACTTCGCTGAAGCACTTTGCAACCAACAACCAGGAATATCGACGCATGACCGTTGACGCGGTCATCGACACGCGTGCCCTGCACGAAATCTACCTGGCCGGGTTTGAAATTGCCGTTCGTGAAACGCAGCCCTGGACCATCATGGGCGCTTACAACCGGCTGAATGGGACTTATTGCTGCGAAAACCCGCTGCTCTTGAACGAAATCCTCAGAAAAAGATGGGGATTTCACGGCCTGGTCATGACCGATTGGGGCGCAATGAATGCGCGTGTAGCGGCGCTTGAATCTGGACTGGAACTGGAAATGCCCGGCCCGGCTGATGCCAATGATGCCCGTATTGTAGAAGCCGTTCGCAGCGGTGAGCTGGATATCGCCGTACTGGATCAGGCCGTAGAACGCATCCTGGAGATGGTATTTAAAGCCCAACCTGTCTTTGCTGAAGATGACCGCTTTGACCAGGATGCCCACCATGCCCTGGCTCGCCGGGTGGCTGCAGAAGGCTCGGTGTTGCTTAAGAATGCTGGGGAAATTCTTCCGCTGGAAAAAACAGCCCGGATTGCGCTGTTGGGGAGCTTTGCGAAACAGCCCCGCTACCAGGGTGCTGGCAGTTCGTTGATCAACCCTTTGCGGCTCGATAACCTGCATGATGAGATGGTCAAAATTGCTGGCTCTGAAAACATTGCATATGCGCCCGGATATCCAGGGCAGGGGTTGATCTTTGATGCGAATCTGCTGAATGAAGCGGTTCAATTGGCGCAAACTGCTGATATCGTTGTCGTCCACATCGGTTTGCCCGACTCCTTCGAAGTTGAAGGAATGGATCGAGGTCACCTCAAGCTGCCAGAAAGTCATAACCGGTTGGTGGAAGCGGTATGCGCTATTCACGATAAAGTTGTGGTCGTGCTCAGCAACGGCTCCCCGGTGGAAATGCCCTGGGTCGACCAGGTTGAAGCCATCCTGGAAGGCTACCTGGGCGGTCAGGCGGGGGGCGGCGGCTTGGCAGATGTTCTTTATGGTCTTGTCAACCCGAGCGGTAAATTAGCCGAGACCTTCCCCCTGCGGCTGGAAGATCATCCCTCTCATGCGTACTTCCCGGGCGGACCGAAAACCGTGGAATATCGCGAAAGCCTGTTTGTCGGTTACCGATTTTTCGAAACGGTTGACAAACCCGTCCTGTTCCCCTTCGGGCATGGTCTGAGCTATACCACCTTTGCCTACGAAGACCTGCGCCTCAGCCATTCAACCCTGACCGACCAGGAGACCCTGACCGTCCGCTTGACCGTGCGCAATACAGGCGCCAGGGCAGGCAAAGAGGTTGTCCAGGTTTACATCAACCCCGAATCGCCAACCGCCTTTCGCCCGAAAATGGAGTTGAAGGGCTTTGAAAAGGTTGCACTGCAACCCGGGGAAGCCAGGGAAGTGAACATCACCCTCGGTCGTCGCGCCTTTGCTCACTTCAGCACCGCCCTCAACGATTGGCAGGTTGAACCTGGAAACTACCGCATCCTGGTGGGCTCCTCTTCACGCGAGATCCATTTGGAAGGCACAGTTCAGTTAACGGCCACACAAACGCCAGCTCCGATCCCGGAACGTGATCGTGTACCCGCATATGTCAACTTCCCTTCTGATGCACGCATTGCCCGGGCTGATTTTGAAGCGCTGCTGGGACGCCCCACACCCAACAACACCATCAGTGAACGTGAGCCAGCCACAATCAATACCCCCCTGGCGGATTTACAACACTCCTTTGTCGCCAGGCAATTGAAGAAAGTCGTTCAAAAAGAAATCGAAGCCATGTCTGAGGACAATCCCGATAGCCCCAACACGCTGATGATCACTGCCATGATGTTGGATGCCCCCTTGCGCACAATTTTGATGTTTGGCGGCGATAAGCTGAATCAAACGATGATGGATGGTTTGATATTGATGATCAACCGCCGTTTCATCAAAGGTTTGATTAAACTGGTTCAAGGACAAAAACAACTTAAATCCTGA